The following is a genomic window from Staphylococcus capitis subsp. capitis.
CAAAAAATCAATCCAACGTTAACTACAGATAAAACAAATGCAATCGTTGTGCGAGATAAACATTGGAAAAATAAAAATGTAAACAAAGATCTTGAAGTGGTAGGTATTAATAAATTTATTGAAGATTTGCCTGGATATCAGCCACAAAATTTAACAATGAACTTTATGATTACATTTTTATTTATTATTTCAGCAACAGTGATTGGCGTATTCTTGTATGTTATAACATTACAGAAGAAAAACTTATTCGGCGTTTTGAAAGCACAAGGCTTCACTAATGGCTACTTAATGAATATGGTTTTATCGCAAACGTTTATCCTAGCATTGATTGGTACATTGAAAGGTCTTGTTCTTACTATACTCACAGGATTTGTCTTACCAAAAGCGGTACCGGTTGAGTTTAATATTATGACACTCATAGTGTTTGGAATTGTTTTAATATTGACGTCCTTGATTGGCAGTTTATTCTCGGTATTATCTATCAGAAAAATTGATCCACTCAAAGCAATCGAATAAGGAGGTGCTACAATGTTGAAGTTTGATCAAGTATCGAAAGAATTTAAAGATGGTAACCAAATAATTGAAGCCGTTAAATCAACATCTTTGACCTTTGATAAAGGAGAATTAATAGCCATTGTAGGGCCTTCTGGTTCCGGGAAAAGTACATTCCTAACAATGGCTGGCGCACTACAAACGCCTACACATGGGGAAATATATATTAATGACAATCAAATTTCTCAATTGAGTCAGAAACAACTTGCTAAAATGAGAATGAAAGAAATAGGTTTTATTCTACAATCTACGAATCTAGTGCCATTTCTAACGATCAAACAGCAATTTCGCTTATTGAAAAATTATAAAAAAGAAGTTTTAAGTGCTGACGAATTTGAAAAATTATTAAATGATTTAGGGTTGAAAGAAATAGAAAATAAATTACCGTCTGAAGTCTCAGGGGGACAAAAGCAGCGCGTAGCAATTGCTAAAGCAATTTATACCCAACCGTCGATTATTTTAGCAGACGAACCAACAGCTTCATTAGATACAGAAAATGCGATGGCGGTAATGAGCATTCTTAAAGAACAATCTAAACAACGTCATAAAACATGTATCATTGTGACGCATGATGAACGTTTAACACAATTTTGTGATAAAACGTATCATATGGAAGATGGCTATTTAAAAGAAGAGCAGTAAATAACAAAATATAAAAAACAATTAGGAATAATCGTTATAATACACACCTCATCATTTAGAATCAAAATCTAGATGATGAGGTTTTTATTTTATTTCTGTGAATCGTGTTGATTATAAATTTGATTGTTGATATAACAGTATTTTATAATTATTTGCAATTTCAATTTAAACTGTAAAAAACTTTATTGATAAACAGTTGTTTATATTGTGCAAAACTCACTAATGCATTATAGTTAATATACATATAAAAAATATACTTATTTCGCTGAGAAAGTGGGGACATGTACAGTGTATAAAGGGGAATTATTGGGAAAATTCATCTACACTTCAATTGTGATGCTAGTTATTTTTAGTCTTTCTGCCTTATTACATATCAATGTGGCAGATGCTGCTACTAAAAGTAGTACTGTAATGGCAAAAGAGACGCCTAAACAACTAGTAGCAAAACAGTATACAAATCAAACACCTAAAACTAAAATTGGCATTCAATCAACACAAATAACTCATAAAAGTAATAATCATACTACAACGGCAAAATCTACAACACCAACAAAACAAACAACGTCACAGAATGTTAAACGTACGAAACCATCTTCAACTCGTGTGGTACCAAATCACAGCCACAAACTAAGTGTTACCAACCGTAAGGGGACATCATTTTCAAAGCAAACTGCTCAACCAAAGCAACATAAAACGGTTAAACACACAACTATCCATCACAAAGTTTCGCCAACGAAAGTTAAACCTCAAAAGACAACGAAAGCTGTCAAACCAACTAATAAGAAACCACATTGGTTATCAACAGCAACTAAAACGAAAAAGGCACCATCAACTTCAAAAGTTACTAAAACTACATCGAAGCGTACTTCCTCAACTGTAACAAAAACGAAATCCACAAAACCGAGTGTCAAAACTTCAGTCAAAACAACAACTAAGTCAAAAGTAAAACCAATATCAACAGTAAAAGTAAAATCAAAAGCAACGTATTCACAACCTAAAAAGAATTACTACAATAAGCCACCTAAACGTTGGCCATCTAATGTACCAGGCGGGGACAACGTTCGTGATTTCGG
Proteins encoded in this region:
- a CDS encoding ABC transporter ATP-binding protein; amino-acid sequence: MLKFDQVSKEFKDGNQIIEAVKSTSLTFDKGELIAIVGPSGSGKSTFLTMAGALQTPTHGEIYINDNQISQLSQKQLAKMRMKEIGFILQSTNLVPFLTIKQQFRLLKNYKKEVLSADEFEKLLNDLGLKEIENKLPSEVSGGQKQRVAIAKAIYTQPSIILADEPTASLDTENAMAVMSILKEQSKQRHKTCIIVTHDERLTQFCDKTYHMEDGYLKEEQ
- a CDS encoding trypsin-like peptidase domain-containing protein, coding for MLVIFSLSALLHINVADAATKSSTVMAKETPKQLVAKQYTNQTPKTKIGIQSTQITHKSNNHTTTAKSTTPTKQTTSQNVKRTKPSSTRVVPNHSHKLSVTNRKGTSFSKQTAQPKQHKTVKHTTIHHKVSPTKVKPQKTTKAVKPTNKKPHWLSTATKTKKAPSTSKVTKTTSKRTSSTVTKTKSTKPSVKTSVKTTTKSKVKPISTVKVKSKATYSQPKKNYYNKPPKRWPSNVPGGDNVRDFGQTTKESGIDDALKIMKKSGNTGVTIEHAKAKDANIATVFNWNPTAKQLTYGTGTAIGRHTILTANHVVNDQRAHKPLTPAQPENMRINLLQEGSKVVRSLQVFGVQMLQYGDVALVYTYEDISKYMKIRKIASENTIKSMKANTPIHMYHYGTPYGKYKNDPAGTMYHSKGKYSMTARNVNPIGYYQMMAEPGSSGGAVLNSKNEIIGVHAFRVDSGDYKKYHLNTMAEIRGKLRKEIIDNIV